From Acidobacteriota bacterium:
GGCGTGCGGTATGAGTACGTGCGCGCGCCGAAGGAGCAAGACAACCGCTTCAGCTACGGTTTTGAAGACGACCGCAACAACGTTGATCCGCGCTTTGGCTTCGCGTATTCGCCGGCCTTTGAAAGCGGCTGGTTGCACAAGCTGACCGGCGGCGCGGGCAAATCCGTTATTCGCGGTGGTTATGGCATCAACCACACGCGGCTTTTCCAATCACTTTTCTCGCAAAACCAGTTGAGCATCCGCACGCAACCGCCCAACGGTTACGCCGATGTTTTCAGCGGGCGCTGTCCGAATGAAATTTCCGACCCGGCCTGCGGCTTTGTTTTCACGCCGGGCTTTGCGATCACCTCGACGGCTTTCACGGCGGCCAGCGCCAACAATACCGGCGCGGTGCGCGACATCGGCGGGCGGCTGGCTTCGACGCTGCTGATTCCCAACAAGCATTTGCAGATGCCTTACGTTCAGCAATGGAACCTGACGCTGGAACGCCAACTGCCGAAAAATTACGCCGTGCAACTTAGCTACAGCGGCAATCGCGGCATCGGCTCGCCGTGGTTTGACAGCGGCAACGATGCGGTTTTCCCCTTTGTCTCGCCCTCGCTGTTGGTGGATGTGGGCGGCGGCAATTTCAAACCGGTGGTGTTTGATCGCGCCTGCACCGGCATCACCGATCCGATCTGCCTGAATCCGGCGAATGCGGCGGATACGGCGGTTGGTTCGCTGCGCAGCTTTTCCGCGCTCAACAGCACGACCGCGACGCTGGCGCAAAAAGGCATCGTGATCGAAAACGGCGTGCCGCACGGTTACATCTCATTGGCGCAACCGCGCACCAACGAACGCCGCCCCGACGCGACGCTGGGCCGTTTCGTCAACTTGAACAACTTCGGTTGGAGCTACTACCACGCGGCCACGGTCAAGATGACCAAACGGCTGTCGAATGGGCTGAGCTTTAATGCTTTTTACACCTTCAGCAAAGCGATTGACACCGGCTCCGAACAAACTTCGACCGTGGTGGACACCAATGCGCCAGCCAGTAAAAAAGGCGGCGCGGCGGCTTCGTTGCGCGGTCTGAGCGCCTATCACGCGGCGCATCGGATGGTCGCCAGCTATTCGTATGAACTGCCGTTTATGCGGCATCAGAATGGCGCCGCCGGGCGCATCTTGGGCGGCTGGAACATCACCGGCGTGACGACGCTGCAATCGGGCAATCCGTTCAGTGTGACGCTCGGTTACGACGCCAACGGCGACGGCTTGGCCGGTGACCGCCCGCGCGTGGCTGACCTGAGCGTGCTGGGCCGTTCGGTGGACAACGGACGGCGCAATGCGCAGGGCGTGCAAATCTCGACCTTGCAACTGCCAGGTACGGCCTTCATCCCCGCGCAATCCGCAGCCATTGGACAACAGGATCGTTTGTATCTGCCGGGCGGCGGCTTGGACGGGCAGATCGGGCGCAATACGTTTTTCCTGCAAGGACTGAATCACACCGATATGACGGCGTTCAAAACCTTCCGCGTGCGCGAAAGCGTCAAGCTGATCGTGCGCATGGAGTTTTACAATGTCTTCAACCGTGTGACCTTTGGGGCGCCGACACGCACGATCCTGAGTGGCAATACGCTGGGCACGATTTCGACCGAGCGCAATGTGTCGAGTTACGTCAACTCCGGTCGTCTGGATGGCAGCAGCGGGCGGCAGGGCCAGATAGCGTTGCGCCTCGTTTTCTAAAATATGACTTTCGTTTCGCGTGGGCCGCGTGGCAAGACTGTAATAGTTGCGCCACGCGGCCTTTCTTGTTCGTACTGCGCGGCCTGCGCTATGCTGCGCGCCGAAGGAGACCAAGCGTATGTCCGCCCAACCTGCTTTAGCCGCACTTGAGCTTATAGACGATGATGCCTTGCCGGATGAGACTGATCCGGTTGTACTGCATTTCGCGCCAATTCTACGCCGGTTACGGGGGGATGATTTCTTCCGCTTCTGCCAGGCCAACGACCGTTGGCGGTTGGAGCTATCCAAGGAGGGCGACTTGATTATTATGATGGCGGCGGGTTCCAACACGGGCCGCCGCAACGCAAAGTTGACGACGCTGTTTGGCATTTGGGCTGCTGAGGATGGCACTGGCGAATACTTCGATTCCTCAGCAGGTTTCACCCTGCCCAATGGCGCTGAACGCTCGCCTGATCTGTCTTGGGTGAAGAAAGAACGCTGGGAAGCCTTGAGTCAAAAACAACGCGAAAAGTTCGCCCCTC
This genomic window contains:
- a CDS encoding Uma2 family endonuclease; translated protein: MSAQPALAALELIDDDALPDETDPVVLHFAPILRRLRGDDFFRFCQANDRWRLELSKEGDLIIMMAAGSNTGRRNAKLTTLFGIWAAEDGTGEYFDSSAGFTLPNGAERSPDLSWVKKERWEALSQKQREKFAPLCPDFVVELRSGTDRLKPLQAKLEEYIENGAQLGWLIDPYKRKVYVYRPGTPVERFDEPETISGEPLLPGFVLPVAQLWQR